The sequence AATAGCGGGCGTCGAGGAAGGTCGCTCCTTCGGGGAGGTCCTTCAGCACGAACGCCCCGGGAAGCCCCGCCTCGGCGAACGCGTGGTTCCACCAGAGCGCCGCCTCCTTCATCGCGCTTCGCTCGGGCTCCGGAATCCCCCGGTCGAGGTAATACACGATCGGGTGCGACGCGTCGACGCGCCAGCGGCACGCGAGATACCGCTCGATCGGCTCCGTGAACGTCGCCGTCTGGTCCCGGTAGAAGAGCGGGATGAACCCGATCCGCGGGTCGAGCGGCCGCGGCGCGTATCCGGGCGCGGGGAGCGCCAGGAACGTGTGGTGCACGCGGAGCGTCATCGTGCGCCCGTCGGGCAGCACGGACGCGACCGCCGCCGGCGGATCGTCGGAGGCTACGGTGATCTGGGCCTCGATCTCCGTGTTCTTCGGGAACGCGCCCGTCCGTTCGAAGTTGAGGGACGAGCGCGACGGATCCGCGCGCCATTCTCCCTGCTTCGCCTCCTTGAGCCGCGCCGCGATTCCCGGGTCGCGGATCAGGAACTCGGTGGCGTCGGCGAGGACCGTGCCGCCCGTCTCGGCGACGATCGCGAACGAGGCCACGACCGAGGTCGGAAACGACTCCGCCACCACGCGCGCCTGCTCCGGGTCGGCGCTCCCGCTCCGGTTCTCCGTCTGCTTCTGGACGAGGAGCGCGCGCGGGCCGATCCGCTCGAAGTGACAGAGCCCGAGCGACCCGATCTCCCCGCGGTCGAGCGTGGGTTCGAGGAGCCCCGCGCCCGACGCGAGCCCGGACCCGTACAGGAAGTCCTCGTTCCAGCGGCCGATCTCGAGGAGGAGCGCGCCGCGCCGCGCGTCCCAGTAATACGGGAGGAACCCGTCGTGGCGGGCGAGCCCGGCCGCGCGCTCGGCGATTGGCGGCAGAGGCTCGAGCTTTTCCGCTGCCCGCGCCGCGGGGAGGAAGAAGAGAAATGCGGTTCCCGCCAGAAGAAGACGTCGCGTCGCGTTGTCGTGCATGGAGCGATTTAATCACGCCGCCGCGCGGCGCTCGGACCGGCCTCGCCGGTAAGATCGCGCCGATGACCGACGCGAATTTCGGGCCGCCGCGCTGGCTGCGCAACGCGCACCTCCAGCTCGCGGGCGGCGCCCTCCTCCGGAGCCGCCGGCGCGTCGCGTATCGGCGCGAATTCCTCCCCACCCCCGACGGAGACGAGATCCTCCTCGATCATGCGGAATCCGGCCCGGAAGATCGCCCCCGCCTCCTCCTGCTCCACGGTCTCGAGGGGAGCTCGTATTCGACTTACGTCCAGGGACTCGCCGCGCTCGCGGCGGCGCGCCGATGGAACGTCACGGTGCTCAACTTCCGCTCGTGCGCGCGCGATCCGGGCCGGCTCTTTCGCCGCGTCGAGAACCGGACGGCCCGGCTCTATCACTCCGGCGAGACCGGCGACCTCGGCTTCGTCCTCGATCTCCTCGGGCGGCGCGCGCGGTCGCCGATCCTCGCCGCGGGCGCGTCGATGGGCGGCAATGTCCTCCTGAAGTGGCTCGGGGAGAACCGGGGCGCCGGGAAGATCCGCGCCGCGGCGGCGATCTCGACGCCGTACGACCTCCTCGCGTGCGCGCGACACCTCGAGCGCGGCGCCGGCCCGGTCTACACGTCGGTGTTCCTTCGGACGCTCAAGCCGAAGGCGTTCTCGGTCCTGCGCCGGTTCCCGCCGGCGGCCGAGCGCATCGACCGCGAAAAACTCGAGCGCGCCCGGACGTTTTTCGACTTCGACGACGCGGCGACCGCCCCGCTCCACGGCTTCACGGGCGCGGCGGACTACTACGCGCGATCGAGCTCCATCGGTTTCCTGCCCCGAATCGACGTCCCGACGCTCTGCGTCACGGCCCGAAACGACCCCTTCCTGCCGGAGGAGGCCGTCGAGCGCGCCCGCGCGGCGGCGTCGCCCGCGGTCGACTTCCGCGTCACCGCCTCCGGGAGCCACCTCGGCTTCCCCGAAGGCCCGCCCTGGGCCCTTCGCTCCTGGGCGGAGTCGGCGGTCGTCGCGTGGCTGGAAGCCCGACTTGGCTGATCGGATCGTCCGGCGCCTCCGCTTCCTCGGACGCCTCGGCCACTTCGCGCGCGGACTCGTCTATCTCGCGATGGGGTACCTCGCCCTGCGCGCGGCGCTCGCGACGGGCGCCGGCCGCGCCGCCGGTCCGGACGACGCCCTCCGGTGGGTTCTCGGGGAGCGGCATGGGCCGCTTCTCGTCGCGCTCGCCGCGGGCGGGCTCTTCGCGGACGCTTTGCTGCGCTTCGTCGAGGCCTTCACCCGGCGGTCGCCGGCGAGCCGCATCGCGTCCGCGGCCCGCGGCGCCGCCGCCCTCCTTCTCGGCGCCACGGCGCTCCGCGTCGAGCATCACGTCCGGCGCTCCGCGGACGGAGCGGTCGTCCGCAGGAGCGTGGCCTGGCTCCTCGGGCGGAGCTGGGGCCCGCGCGCGCTCGTCG is a genomic window of Thermoanaerobaculia bacterium containing:
- a CDS encoding alpha/beta fold hydrolase; this encodes MTDANFGPPRWLRNAHLQLAGGALLRSRRRVAYRREFLPTPDGDEILLDHAESGPEDRPRLLLLHGLEGSSYSTYVQGLAALAAARRWNVTVLNFRSCARDPGRLFRRVENRTARLYHSGETGDLGFVLDLLGRRARSPILAAGASMGGNVLLKWLGENRGAGKIRAAAAISTPYDLLACARHLERGAGPVYTSVFLRTLKPKAFSVLRRFPPAAERIDREKLERARTFFDFDDAATAPLHGFTGAADYYARSSSIGFLPRIDVPTLCVTARNDPFLPEEAVERARAAASPAVDFRVTASGSHLGFPEGPPWALRSWAESAVVAWLEARLG
- a CDS encoding DUF1206 domain-containing protein, with product MADRIVRRLRFLGRLGHFARGLVYLAMGYLALRAALATGAGRAAGPDDALRWVLGERHGPLLVALAAGGLFADALLRFVEAFTRRSPASRIASAARGAAALLLGATALRVEHHVRRSADGAVVRRSVAWLLGRSWGPRALVAAGAAAGVLALFEIAQGATGRLKERFRRRSMGRRQHEWAETVSRAGIAAHGALLGLIGWFLLRAGLEGDPRKVVDAGGALRRVERLPLGPGLLAAIAAGLAAYGLSQWLLVFYRRD